AGGAGGAGGGGGGGCGGCACACGCCGTTTTTCAACGGGTATCGGCCGCAGTTCTACTTTCGGACGACGGACGTGACGGGGGTCGCGACGTTGCCGGAAGGGACCGAGATGGTGATGCCCGGGGACAATATCAAGCTGTCGGTGACGCTGATCACGCCGATCGCGATGGACGAGGGCCTGCGCTTCGCGATCCGCGAAGGCGGCCGCACCGTCGGTGCCGGCGTCGTCACCAAGATCCTGGAATAGACGGTGAACGAGAAGATCCGCATACGGCTTCGGGGGTACGATCACCGGCTGCTCGATCAGTCGGTGCGCGAGATCGTCGATACGGTTCGCCGCACGGGCGGACGCGTCGCCGGTCCGATTCCGCTTCCGACTCACATCGAGCGCTTCACGGTGAATCGTTCTCCGCACGTCGACAAGAAATCGCGGGAGCAGTTCGAGCTGCGCACGCACAAGCGGCTTTTGGACATCCTCGAGCCGACCCAACAGACCATCGACGCACTCGGCAAGCTCGACCTCGCCGCCGGTGTCGATGTCGAAATCAAGCTCCAGTAACGACTAGGGCGGGCGAGCAATGGTGAGCGGGATCATCGGCAAGAAGATCGGCATGACCCAGGTGTTCACGGGCGAGGGCGGCCTCGTTCCGGTGACGGTCGTGCAGGCGGGGCCGTGCACCGTGGTGCAAGCGAAGACGCCGGCCCGTGACCGCTACGCGGCCGTGCAGCTCGGCTACGGGGCGCAGAAGGCGCAGCGCGTGTCGAAGGCGATGCGCGGGCACGTCGCGAAGTCGGCGAAGGGCCCATTCCGCGTGCTGCGCGAGTTCCCTGTGGGCGGCGATTCGGCGCTCGAGGTCGGCCAGGACGTTCGCGTCGCCGACGTGTTCCAGGCGGGTGACGTCGTCGACGTGACCGGCGTCAGCAAGGGCAAGGGCACCGCCGGCGTCATGAAGCGCCACCATTTCAGCGGATTTCCGGCGACGCACGGCACCCACGAGTATTTCCGGCACGGCGGCTCCATCGGTAACCGCTCGTTTCCCGGGCGGGTTTTCAAGGGGAAGCGCATGTCGGGCCGCACCGGCAACGCGCGCGTCACCGTCGCGAACCTGGAAGTCGTCGAGGTGCGCGCGGAGCAGGATCTCATCTTCCTGCGCGGCGCGGTTCCCGGCGCGCGCGGGGGCACGATCGTGATCCGGAAGCATGTGGGCGGCAAGGGCAAAGCCGGCACCGCAGGAGCAGAGTGATGGCCGATCAGAAAGCAGCCGCTACGATCAGCGCGCCGGTCGTCACCCAGGCGAAGGGCAGCGCGGGGACGATCGAGCTGCCGGGCGTGATCTTCGGTGAGCCGCTCCGCCGCGCGCTGCTTGCCGACGTGGTCCGGATGCAGATGGCCGGCCGCCGCGCCGGCACCTCGGCGACGAAGACCCGCGGCGAGGTGAGCGGCGGGGGCAAGAAACCCTGGAAGCAGAAGGGGACCGGCCGTGCCCGCGCGGGCAGCACCCGCTCGCCCCTCTGGCCGGGCGGTGCCATCGTCTTCGGGCCGCAGCCGCGCGACTACGGGTACACCATGCCGAAGCAGGCGCGGCGCACGGCGCTGCGCTCGGTGCTCGCGCAGAAGCTCCGTGAAGAGCGCCTCACGATCGTGGATCGGATCGAGTTCCCCGAGACCAAGACGAAGCACTTCGTGGCGATGCTCGGCGCTCTCGGCATCGACGACAGCGTCCTGGTCGTGATCGACGACGCCGACGTGCGCGTCGAGCTCGCCGGCCGGAACGTTCCGAACGCCAAGGTGCTGCGCGCCGCCGGTCTCAACGTCTATGACCTTCTCCGCTACCACCACCTCGTGGTCACGCGGGCGGCGCTCGATCGCATAAGGGAACGGGTGGCGGCATGAAGCGCGAGTACACCGTCGTCCAGGCTCCGCTCATCACGGAGAAGGGCACCTACGTCAACGAGATCGGCAACCAGGTCGTGTTCCAGGTGCGGCCGGACGCCAACAAGATCGAGATCAAGCGCGCGGTCGAGAAGCTCTTCAAGGTGAAGGTCGTCAAGGTCCGGACGGCCAACGTTCTCGGCAAGACGCGCCGGGTGGGTCGCTCTCTCGGGAGCCGCTCCGATTGGAAGAAGGCGTACGTCACCCTCGGTGAGGGGCAGCGCATCGACTTCTTCGAGCAGGTGTAACGAGCCATGCCGACAATCCTCTACAAGCCGACCTCGCCCGGAAAGCGCTTCCGCTCGGGCTTCGATTTCGCCGAGATCACCCGCGACGTTCCCGAACCGAGCCTGCTGGCGCCGCTCCGGAAGTCGGGCGGACGCAACAATCGCGGGCGGATCACTACCCGCCATCGCGGCGGCGGACACAAGCGTCGCTACCGGCTCGTCGATTTCCGCCGCAACAAGGAGAACGTCGCGGCGCGCGTCGCGGCGGTCGAGTACGACCCCAACCGCTCCGCGCGCCTCGCGCTCCTCCACTACGCGGACGGCGAGAAGAGCTACATCCTCGCGCCGGCCGGCCTGCGGGTGGGCGACAAGGTGATGGCGGGCGTCGACGCCGACATCCGGCCGGGCAACTGCCTGCCGCTGAAGAACATCCCGCTCGGCACGATGATCCACAACATCGAGCTGCGGGTCGGCAAGGGCGGCCAGATGGTGCGGAGCGCCGGCGGCGCCGCGCAGCTCATGGCGAAGGAGGGCGAGCATGCCCTCATCAAGCTGCCGTCGGGCGAGCAGCGTCTGGTCCGCATCGAGTGCCGCGCCACGATCGGCCAGGTGGGCAACCTCGACCACGAGAACATCTCGATCGGCAAGGCCGGCCGCACCCGCTGGCTCGGGCGCCGCTCGAGCGTCCGCGGCATCGCCATGAATCCCGTCGACCATCCGCACGGCGGTGGCGAGGGCCGCTCGAAGGGCAACCACCCGCAAACGCCTTGGGGCCAGCCGTCGCGCGGCTACAAGACGCGTCAGAACAAGCGAACCAACCGGTTCATCGTCATGCGCCGCAAGAAGTAGGCGCGGGGGCACATCAGCGTGGCACGTTCGATCAAAAAAGGTCCGTTCATCGACGAGCACCTCCTGAAGAAGGTGGAGAGCATGAATGCGTCCGCGGAGCGTAGGGTCACCAAGACCTGGTCGCGCCGCTCGACCGTCATTCCCGACATGGTCGGTCACACCTTCGCGGTGCACAATGGCCGCAAGTTCATCCCCGTGTTCGTCAGCGAGAACATGGTCGGACACAAACTCGGCGAGTTCTCGCCGACACGGACCTTTCACCAGCATTCGGGCGCTCGCAAGGCCGAAGTGAAGCCCGGCGCCAAGCCGGCAGCGAAGTAACTCGAAGGAACCGGCATGGAATCACGAGCAAGCACTCGCCACGTGCGCATCGGCCCGCAGAAGGCGCGACTCGTCGTCGACCTCATCCGCGGCAAGAGTGTGGAGGATGCGATCGGCGTCCTCGAGTTCAATCCGCGGCGCGCCTCCAAGGTCGTGGCGAAGACCTTGAAGTCGGCGATCGCGAACGCCGAGTCCAACCACAACGTCGACGTGGACACGCTGTACGTGAAGGCGGCGTGGGTCGACGGCGCGCAGACCCAGAAGCGATTCCTGCCGCGGGCGCACGGCCGCGCGACGCGGGTGATCAAACGGTCGAGCCACGTCACCATCGTGGTCGACGAGCGCA
The Deltaproteobacteria bacterium DNA segment above includes these coding regions:
- the tuf gene encoding elongation factor Tu (EF-Tu; promotes GTP-dependent binding of aminoacyl-tRNA to the A-site of ribosomes during protein biosynthesis; when the tRNA anticodon matches the mRNA codon, GTP hydrolysis results; the inactive EF-Tu-GDP leaves the ribosome and release of GDP is promoted by elongation factor Ts; many prokaryotes have two copies of the gene encoding EF-Tu), giving the protein EEGGRHTPFFNGYRPQFYFRTTDVTGVATLPEGTEMVMPGDNIKLSVTLITPIAMDEGLRFAIREGGRTVGAGVVTKILE
- the rplB gene encoding 50S ribosomal protein L2: MPTILYKPTSPGKRFRSGFDFAEITRDVPEPSLLAPLRKSGGRNNRGRITTRHRGGGHKRRYRLVDFRRNKENVAARVAAVEYDPNRSARLALLHYADGEKSYILAPAGLRVGDKVMAGVDADIRPGNCLPLKNIPLGTMIHNIELRVGKGGQMVRSAGGAAQLMAKEGEHALIKLPSGEQRLVRIECRATIGQVGNLDHENISIGKAGRTRWLGRRSSVRGIAMNPVDHPHGGGEGRSKGNHPQTPWGQPSRGYKTRQNKRTNRFIVMRRKK
- the rpsS gene encoding 30S ribosomal protein S19; its protein translation is MARSIKKGPFIDEHLLKKVESMNASAERRVTKTWSRRSTVIPDMVGHTFAVHNGRKFIPVFVSENMVGHKLGEFSPTRTFHQHSGARKAEVKPGAKPAAK
- the rplV gene encoding 50S ribosomal protein L22 — its product is MESRASTRHVRIGPQKARLVVDLIRGKSVEDAIGVLEFNPRRASKVVAKTLKSAIANAESNHNVDVDTLYVKAAWVDGAQTQKRFLPRAHGRATRVIKRSSHVTIVVDERKKA
- the rplD gene encoding 50S ribosomal protein L4, with translation MADQKAAATISAPVVTQAKGSAGTIELPGVIFGEPLRRALLADVVRMQMAGRRAGTSATKTRGEVSGGGKKPWKQKGTGRARAGSTRSPLWPGGAIVFGPQPRDYGYTMPKQARRTALRSVLAQKLREERLTIVDRIEFPETKTKHFVAMLGALGIDDSVLVVIDDADVRVELAGRNVPNAKVLRAAGLNVYDLLRYHHLVVTRAALDRIRERVAA
- the rpsJ gene encoding 30S ribosomal protein S10 encodes the protein MNEKIRIRLRGYDHRLLDQSVREIVDTVRRTGGRVAGPIPLPTHIERFTVNRSPHVDKKSREQFELRTHKRLLDILEPTQQTIDALGKLDLAAGVDVEIKLQ
- a CDS encoding 50S ribosomal protein L23 → MKREYTVVQAPLITEKGTYVNEIGNQVVFQVRPDANKIEIKRAVEKLFKVKVVKVRTANVLGKTRRVGRSLGSRSDWKKAYVTLGEGQRIDFFEQV
- the rplC gene encoding 50S ribosomal protein L3 codes for the protein MVSGIIGKKIGMTQVFTGEGGLVPVTVVQAGPCTVVQAKTPARDRYAAVQLGYGAQKAQRVSKAMRGHVAKSAKGPFRVLREFPVGGDSALEVGQDVRVADVFQAGDVVDVTGVSKGKGTAGVMKRHHFSGFPATHGTHEYFRHGGSIGNRSFPGRVFKGKRMSGRTGNARVTVANLEVVEVRAEQDLIFLRGAVPGARGGTIVIRKHVGGKGKAGTAGAE